A single region of the Ziziphus jujuba cultivar Dongzao chromosome 10, ASM3175591v1 genome encodes:
- the LOC107411851 gene encoding heavy metal-associated isoprenylated plant protein 36, whose product MATATPETKTESKVEAKSQTKEVEEINSQPLKYKTWVLKVSIHCEGCKRKVKKVLQNIDGVYTTNIDLKQQKVTVTGDVDAETLIKKLVKSGKHAERWPEKAESKGKKKNKGKNKEKQSDIESSEECNHGDDKEKQTGKVDVVQVHDSAKNNEGGSTGKNGDGGNVNKATSEGGQPGKQSNGGGHVKESKSEVKTVTIPASSQSAVVEKKTVVEIEGGTESGSGGGAQGSGGSGGKKKKKKGQKGNNNGNEVEQNIEGAAPGTGSPTHAHGPSSSGPGQNPVSANHTLPRQHEYQYPMQHYHAPPVYVVGYNTTHPASSYTTSYYTSPSPYSYSYASAHHGPGSETEPSAYYVESYSSPPSDSFELFSDENPNGCSIM is encoded by the exons ATGGCAACAGCAACACCTGAGACCAAAACAGAATCTAAAGTAGAAGCTAAATCCCAAACTAAAGAAGTTGAAGAAATCAATTCCCAACCTCTCAAATACAAG ACATGGGTTTTGAAAGTCTCTATTCACTGTGAAGGTTGCAAAAGGAAAGTCAAAAAAGTATTACAGAACATCGACG gGGTTTACACAACGAATATTGATTTGAAACAACAAAAAGTTACAGTAACAGGGGATGTAGACGCAGAGACTTTGATCAAGAAATTGGTGAAATCAGGGAAACATGCAGAGCGATGGCCTGAAAAAGCAGAgtcaaaagggaaaaagaaaaacaaagggaaaaacaaagagaaacagAGCGATATAGAAAGCTCCGAGGAATGCAATCATGGCGATGATAAAGAAAAACAGACTGGGAAAGTTGATGTTGTTCAAGTTCATGACTCTGCTAAGAACAATGAAGGTGGTAGTACGGGGAAAAACGGTGATGGAGGTAATGTTAACAAAGCCACTAGTGAAGGTGGTCAACCGGGAAAGCAAAGTAATGGTGGAGGACATGTCAAGGAATCAAAATCCGAAGTAAAGACGGTGACTATACCGGCCAGTAGCCAGTCAGCGGTGGTTGAGAAAAAGACCGTCGTTGAAATCGAAGGTGGGACGGAGAGTGGCAGTGGAGGCGGTGCTCAAGGTAGTGGTGGCAGTGGaggtaaaaagaagaaaaagaaggggcAAAAAGGGAACAACAATGGCAATGAGGTTGAGCAGAATATTGAAGGTGCGGCGCCGGGCACTGGATCACCAACCCATGCTCATGGTCCTTCTAGCTCAGGCCCTGGTCAAAATCCAGTGTCAGCCAATCACACACTTCCACGTCAGCATGAGTATCAATACCCTATGCAGCATTATCATGCACCCCCAGTATACGTGGTGGGTTACAATACGACGCACCCCGCCAGTAGCTATACTACATCGTATTATACCTCGCCATCGCCTTATTCGTATTCGTATGCATCCGCGCATCACGGTCCGGGATCTGAGACGGAACCATCAGCGTACTATGTAGAATCGTATTCATCACCGCCGTCTGATTCTTTTGAGTTATTTAGTGATGAGAATCCAAATGGGTGCTCTATTATGTAA